In the Octadecabacter sp. SW4 genome, one interval contains:
- the deoC gene encoding deoxyribose-phosphate aldolase, with product MTTTIDTKTTHLPQTVEARNDGLPLDLSWVRSVQANTSAIERRAATLPGRRSVKKEYQAAWLCRAISCIDLTTLAGDDTEGRVRRLCAKARQPVRADILATLGMTGLTTGAVCVYHDMVPTAVDALNGSGIPVAAVSTGFPAGLSPLHLRLAEIGESVDAGAKEIDIVISRRHVLTGDWQALYDEMRAMREACGDAHVKAILATGELGTLRNVARASVVCMMAGADFIKTSTGKEPVNATLPVTLTMIRAIREYHERTGIRVGYKPAGGISKAKDAITYLAMMKDELGDRWLQPDLFRFGASSLLGDIERQLEHHVTGAYSAQWRHAIG from the coding sequence GTGACCACGACCATCGACACCAAAACAACCCACCTGCCCCAGACGGTCGAGGCGCGCAATGACGGTCTGCCCCTTGATCTGTCATGGGTGCGGTCCGTGCAGGCGAACACATCCGCCATTGAACGGCGGGCCGCGACCCTTCCGGGGCGGCGTAGCGTCAAAAAAGAGTATCAGGCGGCATGGCTATGCCGTGCGATATCCTGCATCGACCTGACCACGCTGGCGGGCGACGACACCGAAGGGCGCGTGCGCCGCTTGTGCGCCAAGGCGCGCCAGCCCGTGCGCGCGGACATTCTTGCGACCCTGGGCATGACCGGCCTGACCACCGGTGCGGTCTGCGTTTATCACGATATGGTGCCAACAGCCGTGGACGCGCTGAACGGATCTGGCATTCCCGTCGCGGCCGTGTCCACAGGGTTCCCCGCTGGTCTGTCACCGTTGCACCTGCGACTGGCCGAGATCGGCGAAAGCGTGGATGCCGGTGCCAAGGAGATCGACATCGTGATTTCCCGCCGCCATGTGCTGACCGGCGACTGGCAGGCGCTTTATGATGAAATGCGCGCCATGCGCGAGGCCTGCGGCGATGCCCACGTCAAGGCTATTTTGGCCACGGGTGAATTGGGGACGTTACGCAATGTCGCGCGTGCCTCGGTGGTTTGCATGATGGCGGGCGCCGATTTCATCAAGACCAGCACCGGCAAGGAACCGGTCAACGCGACCCTGCCCGTGACCCTGACCATGATCCGCGCGATCCGCGAATATCATGAACGCACCGGTATTCGCGTGGGCTACAAGCCTGCGGGCGGGATCAGCAAGGCCAAGGATGCGATCACCTATCTGGCGATGATGAAGGACGAGTTGGGGGATCGTTGGTTGCAGCCTGATCTGTTCCGTTTCGGCGCCTCGAGCCTTTTGGGCGATATTGAGCGGCAACTTGAACACCACGTCACCGGTGCCTATTCGGCCCAGTGGCGTCACGCGATTGGATAG
- a CDS encoding AraC family transcriptional regulator, which translates to MDIMDQIKLYHADIIPKGAAYHLTRATLDTRRPRVFHAHDFFELLWVQNGTVRHHLPLGRADLSEGDMLFVRPDHAHALQGRGEEALVVSISLSPDMIADLGQRHSALRGRFFWADSPAPVLQHRDMRQLATVNAAALRLERAQPSVFEAEAFLLPLLTSLLDGAPDIPGGAPQWLADACASAQDPAVFRHGAAGFVAAAGRAHPHVSRTARAHLGQSPSEYINAIRMDYAARRLSGTADTLSEIATDCGIPNLSHFHKLFLAHHGQTPQRYRRARQRDVLQPTRA; encoded by the coding sequence ATGGATATTATGGACCAGATCAAACTCTATCACGCTGATATTATTCCCAAAGGTGCCGCTTATCACCTCACCCGTGCAACTTTGGATACGCGCCGTCCGCGAGTCTTTCATGCCCATGATTTTTTTGAACTTCTTTGGGTGCAGAATGGCACCGTGCGCCATCACTTGCCCTTAGGGCGCGCCGATCTGAGCGAAGGGGACATGCTGTTCGTGCGCCCCGATCATGCCCACGCTCTTCAAGGGCGCGGCGAGGAGGCGCTGGTCGTTTCGATCAGCCTTTCGCCCGACATGATCGCCGACCTTGGGCAGCGCCACAGCGCGTTAAGGGGACGGTTTTTCTGGGCTGACAGCCCAGCGCCAGTCCTTCAACACCGCGACATGCGCCAGCTTGCAACCGTCAACGCCGCCGCATTGCGTCTGGAACGCGCGCAACCCAGCGTATTCGAGGCCGAAGCATTCTTACTTCCGCTCCTGACCAGCCTGCTTGACGGCGCACCCGACATACCCGGCGGCGCACCGCAGTGGTTGGCCGATGCCTGCGCAAGCGCCCAAGACCCCGCAGTTTTCCGGCACGGGGCAGCAGGTTTTGTCGCCGCCGCGGGCCGTGCTCACCCCCATGTCAGCCGCACGGCGCGCGCCCATCTGGGCCAAAGCCCGTCAGAATATATCAACGCGATCCGTATGGATTACGCGGCGCGGCGCCTGTCGGGCACCGCCGACACATTGTCCGAGATCGCCACTGATTGCGGCATCCCGAACCTGTCGCATTTCCACAAGCTGTTTCTGGCGCATCACGGCCAGACTCCGCAGCGCTATCGCCGTGCGCGACAACGTGACGTCCTGCAGCCCACGCGCGCTTGA
- the rpe gene encoding ribulose-phosphate 3-epimerase: MTFDRSVKIAPSILSADFANFGAEIQAIEDQGCDWVHVDVMDGHFVPNLTFGPPLCAAIRPHIKTVMDVHLMISPVDQYIEAYAAAGADIITAHVEAGAHTHRTMQAIRATGAKAGVALNPATPATEVEYLLDMIDMVCVMTVNPGFGGQKFIHSQIDKVRQLRAMIGDRPIHIEIDGGVTPETAPLVIAAGADVLVAGSAVFKGGSVQNPAAYGENIRAIRAAAAT, from the coding sequence ATGACTTTTGATCGTTCAGTGAAAATTGCCCCGTCCATTCTGTCGGCGGACTTTGCCAATTTCGGTGCTGAAATTCAGGCGATCGAGGATCAGGGCTGTGACTGGGTCCATGTGGATGTGATGGACGGGCATTTTGTGCCCAACCTGACCTTCGGCCCGCCCCTTTGTGCCGCAATCCGTCCACATATCAAGACGGTGATGGATGTGCATTTGATGATCTCGCCGGTGGATCAGTATATCGAAGCCTACGCCGCTGCTGGTGCCGATATTATTACCGCCCATGTCGAGGCGGGCGCGCATACCCATCGCACGATGCAGGCGATCCGCGCCACGGGGGCCAAGGCAGGCGTGGCGCTGAACCCCGCCACTCCCGCTACCGAAGTTGAATATCTGCTTGATATGATCGACATGGTCTGCGTGATGACAGTAAACCCCGGTTTTGGTGGGCAAAAGTTTATTCATAGCCAGATCGACAAGGTGCGCCAGCTGCGCGCGATGATCGGGGACCGGCCGATTCACATCGAAATTGACGGTGGCGTGACGCCGGAAACCGCACCGCTTGTGATTGCGGCGGGGGCTGATGTGCTGGTCGCGGGGTCAGCCGTATTCAAGGGCGGATCGGTTCAAAACCCGGCGGCCTACGGTGAAAACATCCGCGCCATACGGGCCGCTGCCGCCACATAA
- a CDS encoding DUF4173 domain-containing protein, which translates to MSGYTVRGLPRGLARDAWWIAADSRSGATDGIRPSPVVTQGAFALLTGLIVLIDVLLWRATAPGLSLVVVIAVLAAAAQFCLSHRLSRHGIMMGWAGIGLGVLPLVEVVQPLSIAFAIGGLLHFVARVLLDGGPIDSARLGRAVGRFVVLGHLQTARDILATPKQVNVGEKVRGIPFAGLFTNWALPVGLGGVFLILLMRANPILAGWVSSVTSLAPATIGDLERVLFWVFSAVAVWPSLRLAPLRARMVPPLPLTGHRSVFRLPHAVLNAASLWRALIGFNLIFALQTAMDMTYLWGGARLPDGLTYAEYAHRGAYPLIATALLAGLFALLAQPFLPGRKGLKALLYLWVAQNVALTLSALLRLDLYVQAYGLTYLRFAAMIWMGLVAAGLVAMIWQMARVRSITWLVWTNAAMTLGVLYVLCFVNVAGIIATYNLDRHPRATHYVCMLGEGADAAIIAHERRIGYQICRASDVTLAAPDGWRDWGYRNWRLRRNLTGEGSAT; encoded by the coding sequence ATGTCAGGATATACCGTGCGCGGATTGCCCCGCGGGCTGGCCAGGGATGCGTGGTGGATCGCCGCCGACAGCCGTAGCGGCGCAACTGACGGCATCCGCCCTTCGCCGGTCGTGACACAGGGTGCCTTTGCGCTTTTGACCGGGCTGATCGTTTTGATCGACGTTCTGTTGTGGCGTGCCACCGCGCCGGGTTTGTCGCTTGTGGTGGTCATTGCCGTACTCGCGGCTGCTGCGCAATTTTGCCTTAGCCACCGCCTGTCACGGCACGGGATAATGATGGGCTGGGCAGGCATTGGCCTTGGTGTATTGCCGCTTGTCGAAGTCGTGCAGCCCTTGTCCATCGCCTTTGCGATCGGGGGTCTGTTGCACTTTGTCGCCCGGGTGCTGTTGGACGGCGGCCCGATTGACAGCGCGCGCCTGGGGCGGGCAGTCGGGCGGTTCGTGGTGCTGGGGCATCTGCAAACCGCGCGTGATATTCTGGCGACACCCAAACAGGTCAACGTCGGCGAGAAAGTGCGCGGCATTCCCTTTGCGGGGCTGTTCACGAACTGGGCGCTGCCGGTCGGGCTGGGTGGCGTATTTCTGATCCTGTTGATGCGCGCCAATCCGATCCTTGCAGGCTGGGTATCCTCTGTGACAAGTCTCGCCCCTGCGACCATCGGCGACCTTGAGAGGGTCTTGTTCTGGGTCTTTTCGGCAGTTGCGGTCTGGCCGTCCTTGCGGCTTGCCCCGCTGCGCGCGCGGATGGTGCCGCCTTTGCCGCTGACAGGGCATCGATCGGTCTTTCGCTTGCCCCACGCCGTTTTGAATGCCGCGTCGCTTTGGCGTGCCTTGATCGGCTTCAACCTGATTTTCGCACTGCAGACGGCAATGGATATGACCTATCTATGGGGCGGCGCGCGCCTGCCTGACGGGCTGACCTATGCCGAATATGCCCATCGGGGTGCTTATCCGCTGATCGCCACAGCGCTGCTGGCGGGGCTGTTTGCGCTCTTGGCGCAACCCTTCCTACCGGGGCGCAAGGGGCTGAAAGCGCTGCTTTATTTATGGGTTGCACAGAACGTTGCGCTGACCCTTTCTGCCTTGCTGCGCCTTGATCTATATGTGCAGGCCTACGGGCTGACGTATCTGCGCTTTGCAGCGATGATCTGGATGGGGTTGGTCGCTGCGGGGCTGGTGGCGATGATTTGGCAGATGGCGCGGGTGCGCAGCATCACGTGGCTGGTTTGGACCAATGCGGCGATGACTTTGGGTGTGCTTTATGTGCTGTGCTTCGTCAACGTGGCCGGGATCATCGCAACCTATAATCTGGACCGTCACCCCAGGGCGACACACTATGTCTGTATGCTGGGCGAAGGGGCTGACGCCGCGATCATCGCCCATGAACGCCGCATCGGGTATCAGATTTGCCGCGCGTCCGATGTGACCCTTGCCGCGCCCGATGGCTGGCGCGATTGGGGCTACCGCAACTGGCGCCTGCGCCGTAACCTGACCGGTGAAGGGAGCGCGACATGA
- a CDS encoding response regulator transcription factor, translated as MSSKILIVDDDPQIRDMLQIALGQADFDVVQASDGAMAVTLAARERPDLIVLDIGLPEMDGLAVCREVRKSSEVPILFLTARGDEIDRVVGLEMGADDYVAKPFSPRELVARVRAILKRSGTHTPAQTTARHGIVEVDQTRHICRVAGETVPLTAREMDLLARLIQRPDHVTSRPQMVDAIYGTNIHVSDRTVDSHLRNLRHKLTQAGCADAIETVHGVGIRMGPCRGR; from the coding sequence ATGAGCAGCAAAATCCTGATCGTTGATGACGACCCGCAGATTCGCGACATGTTGCAGATTGCGCTTGGACAGGCCGATTTTGATGTCGTGCAGGCCAGTGACGGGGCGATGGCCGTGACTCTGGCAGCGCGCGAGAGGCCCGATCTGATCGTGCTGGATATTGGTCTGCCGGAAATGGATGGGCTGGCGGTGTGCCGCGAGGTGCGCAAGTCAAGCGAGGTGCCGATTCTGTTCCTGACGGCTCGCGGCGATGAAATCGACCGTGTTGTCGGCCTTGAAATGGGGGCGGATGACTATGTCGCCAAGCCGTTTTCGCCGCGCGAACTGGTGGCCCGTGTGCGCGCCATTCTGAAACGTTCCGGCACCCACACGCCCGCACAAACCACCGCGCGTCATGGCATTGTCGAAGTCGATCAGACCCGCCACATCTGCCGTGTTGCTGGCGAAACCGTGCCGCTGACCGCGCGCGAGATGGACCTTTTGGCGCGTCTGATCCAACGGCCCGATCATGTTACATCGCGCCCGCAGATGGTGGACGCGATCTATGGTACCAACATCCATGTCAGTGACCGCACGGTTGACAGCCACCTGCGCAACCTGCGCCATAAACTGACCCAGGCAGGCTGCGCGGATGCTATTGAAACCGTGCATGGCGTCGGGATCAGGATGGGCCCATGTCGGGGCAGATAA
- a CDS encoding sensor histidine kinase KdpD, whose product MSGQIRRKWRPTLALFLGCMLIAVLALPFLGFGVVRVLCVPLRPAFIGEGWPTMTCTGAAVLITVLVIAATAILGWMMWRVLLNPITALAERANAIKNGEEAALAPLSHYGTAEMRDMGQSILDMGHVLLNREAVLRSYADHATHELKSPLTVIRGASELLAAPDLPAAARVRLLAQIDDAANRMTALLDAQRALARAQEPLVQGQCRIADLTKELRQDFPTLDITVRGDDALPIAGERMRMVLDHLLGNATAHGATAVTITARDGCELTVADNGNGVSDGNRARIFDPFFTTRRDDGGTGMGLPIVARMLDAHGATITLAQTSDSGARFVIRFAQAAPYRVST is encoded by the coding sequence ATGTCGGGGCAGATAAGGCGCAAATGGCGGCCGACGCTTGCGTTGTTTCTGGGCTGCATGTTGATCGCGGTGCTGGCCTTGCCGTTTCTTGGGTTTGGTGTGGTGCGGGTGCTTTGCGTGCCGCTGCGCCCCGCATTTATCGGTGAAGGCTGGCCGACAATGACGTGCACGGGGGCGGCGGTGCTGATCACCGTCCTTGTGATTGCAGCCACCGCGATTTTGGGCTGGATGATGTGGCGCGTATTGCTGAACCCGATCACCGCTTTGGCCGAACGCGCCAATGCCATCAAGAATGGCGAGGAAGCGGCGCTTGCCCCCCTGTCGCACTATGGCACGGCCGAAATGCGCGACATGGGCCAGTCGATCCTTGATATGGGTCACGTTTTGCTGAATCGCGAGGCGGTGTTGCGCAGCTACGCCGACCATGCGACCCACGAGCTGAAATCACCCCTGACGGTGATCCGCGGCGCAAGCGAACTGCTGGCCGCGCCTGACCTTCCTGCTGCGGCGCGCGTGCGGTTGTTGGCGCAGATCGACGATGCGGCAAACCGGATGACCGCGCTGCTTGATGCGCAACGCGCCTTGGCGCGCGCGCAGGAACCCTTGGTGCAGGGCCAATGCCGGATCGCCGATTTGACCAAGGAGTTACGCCAGGATTTTCCCACGCTGGACATCACCGTGCGGGGCGATGATGCCCTGCCGATTGCTGGCGAACGGATGCGGATGGTGCTTGATCACCTGCTGGGCAATGCCACCGCGCATGGCGCGACAGCGGTGACGATCACCGCGCGCGATGGGTGCGAATTGACGGTCGCCGACAACGGCAACGGCGTGTCTGACGGCAACCGCGCGCGCATTTTTGATCCCTTTTTCACCACCCGTCGCGACGATGGTGGCACCGGCATGGGCCTGCCTATCGTCGCTCGCATGCTTGATGCACATGGGGCGACAATCACGCTGGCCCAAACATCAGACAGCGGCGCGCGTTTCGTGATCCGTTTTGCGCAAGCCGCGCCCTATCGCGTTTCGACTTAA